The following coding sequences are from one Gossypium raimondii isolate GPD5lz chromosome 4, ASM2569854v1, whole genome shotgun sequence window:
- the LOC105780351 gene encoding uncharacterized protein LOC105780351 gives MFFDGYGYHGTSFEQSYRCYPASFIEKPQIESGDKIIMPPSALDRLASLHIDYPMLFELRNDAAERVSHCGVLEFIAEEGMIYMPYWMMENLVLQEGDIVRVKNVTLPKGTYVKLQPHTKDFLDISNPKAILETTLRNYSCLTTGDSIMVAYNNKKYYIDIIETKPSNAISIIETDCEVDFAPPLDYKEPERPAAPTSSNRASSQVEEAPAEAEPKFSAFTGTARRLDGKPLKQQSPPASSSGSKDKGPAISNGNNTRPYSGSSSQATAGQAQGKLVFGSHVNRSKDTKQESGKETRSEQPEKKEEPKFQPFTGKKYSLKG, from the exons ATG TTTTTTGATGGGTACGGTTATCATGGGACATCGTTTGAGCAGAGTTACCGATGTTACCCGGCATCTTTCATCGAGAAG CCGCAAATCGAAAGTGGTGATAAAA TTATAATGCCTCCATCAGCCCTTGATCGCTTAG CATCTCTGCATATTGATTATCCAATGTTATTTGAGCTTCGGAACGATGCTGCCGAGCGTGTCTCTCATTGTGGAGTACTGGAGTTTATTGCAGAAGAAGGCATGATCTATATGCCATATTGG ATGATGGAGAATTTGGTCCTACAAGAGGGAGATATCGTGAGGGTGAAAAATGTAACTCTTCCAAAGGGAACCTATGTTAAATTACAACCCCACACGAAGGACTTTTTGGATATCTCAAACCCAAAAGCTAT CTTGGAGACAACACTGAGGAATTATTCCTGTTTAACCACCGGGGATAGTATTATGGTggcatataataataaaaagtattacATAGATATCATTGAGACAAAGCCATCCAATGCAATAAGCATCATCGAGACAGACTGTGAGGTGGATTTTGCTCCTCCCCTGGATTACAAGGAGCCAGAACGGCCTGCTGCACCAACTTCTTCGAACAGAGCATCGTCTCAAG TTGAAGAAGCTCCTGCTGAGGCTGAACCAAAGTTTAGCGCCTTTACTGGTACGGCAAGACGCTTGGATGGGAAGCCTCTGAAGCAGCAGTCTCCACCAGCTTCTTCATCCGGGTCAAAAGACAAAGGACCTGCTATTTCTAATGGGAATAATACCCGACCTTATTCGGGATCTAGTTCACAAGCTACCGCAGGCCAGGCTCAAGGGAAACTCGTATTCGGATCACATGTCAACCGTTCTAAGGATACAAAACAG GAATCCGGAAAAGAGACTAGATCGGAGCAGCCTGAAAAGAAGGAAGAGCCGAAGTTCCAGCCATTTACAGGGAAGAAATACTCTTTAAAGGGTTGA